In Colletotrichum lupini chromosome 6, complete sequence, a single window of DNA contains:
- a CDS encoding helix-loop-helix DNA-binding domain-containing protein, protein MAQHGFGQFNGGHGGGGGGSIDPNDLAMGGNYGSSYSNNYNSNSGNTNGFSSGSALFGDDELLDGLGSPTEQPLHGHGQDFGSGMSNMDMGFNQPIYGSHHGLDQNHINGYSNTPDGDPIQSPFVHSFNNSGFAQMHHRQALGTSLQSPISYSGSPLAGSDLTGDAAETNYLNAKNRARMAQAMQRKSSSSNTRSPMTPKSAMHSVPMATQESTGFGPQSIRAQGMHEKSPSGGQWMQTPSGSMAASYGSGFSSPIQPGLAQLNEVMMKGGTSMPAKLGAQPGGAVSSQEMKRKRRRESHNLVERRRRDNINERIQDLSRLVPAHRLEDEKIRKMIQNGTPLSPTLSGISNPSQATSGLAGPGARRAAGATGNITTGLPLEDKDKGPNKGDILNGAVSWTRDLMWMLHLKLQQQEELMNAIAELGGHFPFELTEDEKRMQTELMEAISKNEVPGYSRTTGSGLRVPHHTDFRGEPMNGSGNVGDGTSVSPGATNGTGLANDLNAGSEFWNDPDDDDSGPTSLNFKEEDEFGMDLTQ, encoded by the coding sequence ATGGCACAGCACGGCTTCGGCCAGTTCAACGGTGGCCACGGTGGAGGTGGTGGCGGCAGCATCGATCCCAACGACTTGGCCATGGGCGGAAACTATGGATCATCCTACTCCAACAACTACAACTCCAACTCGGGGAACACAAATGGGTTTTCGAGCGGCTCTGCCCTCTTCGGAGACGATGAGCTACTCGACGGCCTCGGAAGCCCGACCGAACAGCCGCTACATGGCCACGGCCAGGACTTTGGTAGCGGAATGTCAAACATGGATATGGGCTTCAACCAACCCATATACGGCTCTCATCATGGCCTAGACCAAAATCACATCAACGGCTACTCCAACACCCCCGACGGTGACCCCATTCAAAGCCCTTTCGTGCACAGCTTCAACAACTCGGGATTCGCCCAGATGCACCACCGCCAGGCCCTCGGCACGTCGCTTCAGTCTCCCATCTCCTACTCGGGCTCGCCCTTGGCTGGGTCAGACCTCACTGGTGATGCTGCCGAGACCAACTACCTCAACGCCAAGAACAGAGCTAGAATGGCACAAGCTATGCAACGGAAGAGCTCATCTTCCAACACTCGCAGCCCCATGACTCCCAAGTCAGCAATGCACTCGGTACCCATGGCAACCCAGGAGTCTACTGGCTTCGGTCCTCAATCCATCCGGGCTCAAGGCATGCATGAGAAATCACCATCAGGAGGTCAGTGGATGCAGACCCCATCGGGAAGCATGGCGGCGTCATATGGCTCTGGCTTCTCGTCGCCTATTCAACCCGGCCTCGCTCAGCTCAACGAGGTCATGATGAAGGGTGGCACATCGATGCCCGCAAAGCTGGGGGCTCAGCCAGGTGGTGCGGTTTCCTCTCAAGAGATGAAGCGCAAGCGGCGTCGGGAATCTCACAACCTTGTCGAGCGACGACGCCGAGACAACATCAACGAGAGAATCCAAGATCTCAGCAGACTAGTTCCCGCCCATCGTTTGGAGGATGAGAAGATCCGCAAGATGATCCAGAACGGCACCCCGCTCTCGCCTACATTGTCCGGCATTTCCAACCCCTCTCAGGCCACTTCGGGTCTTGCTGGTCCTGGCGCACGCCGCGCAGCTGGCGCAACAGGCAATATCACGACCGGCCTCCCCCTCGAGGACAAAGACAAGGGTCCCAACAAGGGAGACATTTTGAATGGCGCAGTCAGCTGGACGAGAGATCTAATGTGGATGTTGCATCTGAAGTTGCAGCAGCAGGAGGAGTTGATGAACGCCATTGCGGAACTCGGCGGTCATTTTCCATTTGAGCTCACTGAGGATGAGAAGCGTATGCAAACCGAGTTGATGGAAGCCATCTCCAAGAACGAAGTTCCAGGATACTCTCGCACGACCGGGTCTGGTCTCCGGGTACCCCATCACACCGACTTCCGCGGCGAGCCCATGAATGGCTCAGGCAATGTTGGTGACGGCACTTCTGTCAGCCCTGGCGCTACCAACGGCACCGGTCTCGCCAACGATCTCAACGCCGGCAGCGAATTTTGGAACGATCCGGATGATGACGACAGTGGTCCGACCTCGCTGAACTTCAAGGAGGAAGACGAGTTCGGCATGGACCTGACACAGTAG